The window GCTGAAGAAGCATCAGGCGTCGCAACTTTGACTGAACTGTTGGAGGATTTGGTTGTTCCAGTGGGGAGACGAACCGGAGGCTTATTTTTGGGGGGTTTCTTTCTTGCCATGGTGGCGGGTGGGGGCCGCCGCCGAGATCGGCGACGGTGGAGGAGGAAAGAAAGGGTTCGCGTCGTGAGAGAGAAAGGGGGGTTAGGCGCATGGTGCGCGTGTATTTTAACTGTTTAgggtttttatcaattttattctTACAAAAAGTGGTATTGATTAATTTAGGGTCGTGGTGGCCAGGCTAGATTGtggtttataaattatacatacatTCATGCAAGTCTGAAAGACATATGTATTATTTGTCGCAACCATATCGTAAATATAAATGTGTTTATTTTAGATTATGTGCACCGTGAATCCAGCATGTTCAGGGAGCCCAATAACGGTGACGATAACGGACGAGTGTCCAGGTGGTCCTTGCGCCTCTGAGCCAGTTCATTTTGACCTTAGTGGCAAAGCCATGGGAGCCTTAGCCAAACCTGGCCAAGCCGCTCAACTACGAAGCGCTGGTCCTGTAAGTGTTAGTTACAGACGGTACGTATATATAAATCAGATTGTTCCTCTTATATAGTATTGGTGCTGTTTCCTACACAATTATCTACTTTTTTGTACGtgaataatttttgattttttttttcttttctatgttATGTTGTTCCAGTGCTGCGTGTTTATATCAAGGAACTGAAATAGCTTTTCATGTTGATGCCGGTTCTACCCCGTTCTACGTGGCATTCGTTGTGGAATACGAAAACGGTGAAGGAGATTTGGCGTCCGTTGAGATTCAACCGGCCAGCGGAGGATTTATGCCCATGCAAGAAATGAGGTCCGCCGAGTGGAAGTTAAACTCCGGCGGTCCACTGAGCGGGCCGTTCAACATTAGACTTACATCTGGCGAGTCTCGTAAAGTAGTGGTAGCTCAGGCTGTTATTCCGGCGGATTGGAAGCCTGATCAGACGTACAGGTCGATTGTTAACTTCTAGGGTGTTcttttttgtcaaattgtagTTCCTAAGCTAATAattgtttaattaaaaaaataagaaatgcaTATTGAGATATCAGTATGAGCCCATATAATTAGAACGTTAAGTTCAAGACTTTTGCCATAGTGGTCTCTTAAAATGACGAAGAATGTTATACATGCAGAGACGTCAAACAAATTACAGTGAAACTCTTAATTGCAagttttttacagttttaagttgtttaacaatcTCTCATCAAGACCATACTAGAACCTATTAACAGAGTCATTACGATAATCACAAGTGAGGAGGGCTACCATTTTCAGTAAATCTGATGTGAGTTACCAAATAAGTTGTATTCTGTTTTTCAGTTTGATCTCAGCAACAAAAAAGGTAATCAAGCTAGTGCAACCAGAGAGACGCATAGGAGGCAACTAAAATGCAGTAGAAATACAAAACGGTAGAGCAATGTGATAATACAAAAACAAGATGAAAATGGTCAAAAATATGGTTTGGGCGAAACTTAGTGGCAGTAAAGTTTTATAACCGAGTCGGCGCCTGCAGTGAATAGCCATGGTTGCCTCGGATGAAACTTGCAGTCCAAGACTCCTGCCATCGAACAAACCCCCCATAAGCATAAAATAATAATCtcataaagaataaacaaagagtCAGAAACACAGTAAAAAACTGACCTCTATTTGAAGCAGTAGAATGGCCTCTTAGAATCTCCAACGGCACAATCAGAGGATTCTCGTTAAGATCACTATACACCTTTCCATGGAACACATAAGCCGTCGAATCCTCCGAGCACGAAGCGAAGAGCGGATACGAGCGGTGGAACGCCACGTTCGTAATGTCTTTAGGATGATTCTTGAGAGTCTTGTACGGTTTCGAAGACAGGTCCATGTCAAACCAACACATCTTCCCTTCTTTGCTTCCTACAATCAGATTATCaccaccaggatgaatcgccaTAGAAGAGATTTCTCTCAGCCCAGTCTCGAGCTTTTTGATGGCCAACTCTCTCTTCTGAAGATTGAAAACACGCACGTTCTTTTTTGTCGCGATGATGAACATGCCACGGTGGGTGGGGTGAAAGAGCGTGCAGACTGGAAGTCCCCGCATCTTTATTGGGAGCCTTTGTGTTTTATGCATCGAGAGCTGGTGTATGACGACACCTCGCGTTTCGCCTGCTGACATGACTGCGGAGAGATAGTCTCCTCTAGGATGCCAGTCAACATATGATATGTTCTGAGATTAGAAAATCAAACCAGTTAAAGATCTTTTCACTGTAAATTAAACGACAAGGAAACTTTTAGCAAAAGTGTACCTTAAAATGTTTTATCTTGATCCCTCCATATGTCTCATCTGGAAGCCAGCTTACAATAGCCGCAACTATTAAAATAACCATAATTAGTCATTCGGattttttcatgtattattctaATAAACATGTTGGTGGCTGTTCTGAGATACTTACCAGCTTCATCTTGTTCCGGAAG is drawn from Brassica rapa cultivar Chiifu-401-42 chromosome A05, CAAS_Brap_v3.01, whole genome shotgun sequence and contains these coding sequences:
- the LOC103866864 gene encoding LOW QUALITY PROTEIN: expansin-B4 (The sequence of the model RefSeq protein was modified relative to this genomic sequence to represent the inferred CDS: substituted 1 base at 1 genomic stop codon), with the protein product MAPFHRFLALLALFTVSFKFCYCQNETINAAGWADADAGATWYGEPEGAGSTGGACGYGVAVANPPLNAMVSAGGPXLFNNGKGCGTCYQIMCTVNPACSGSPITVTITDECPGGPCASEPVHFDLSGKAMGALAKPGQAAQLRSAGPVSVSYRRAACLYQGTEIAFHVDAGSTPFYVAFVVEYENGEGDLASVEIQPASGGFMPMQEMRSAEWKLNSGGPLSGPFNIRLTSGESRKVVVAQAVIPADWKPDQTYRSIVNF